One genomic region from Lacerta agilis isolate rLacAgi1 chromosome 13, rLacAgi1.pri, whole genome shotgun sequence encodes:
- the UMOD gene encoding uromodulin encodes MKHPFNLLLFLVSLRCSTFAQTTRLANAAVRCSDCHPNATCEENGDLRQCICQDGFTGDGATCSDVDECSSGLNHCHSLATCINAHGNYSCSCPEGYDGDGFHCKPAGFAEECVRVNGSRSCSDPCSSHTVLDQPWRSTSYGDGNNCDSHKIGWYRFVGSGGERMPESCVPINRCNTDAPMWLNGLHPTRNDEIVTRTACADWSGNCCHWSIPVQIKACVGGYYVYQFQGTPACTLTYCTDPAYVGSPCHGCNAEEECKLTNGKWGCSCSSGRHQANASNVEPQLECGANEIKVSMAKCLLNSFQNLTMHLRDNRCAGFVEQGNRTVVSVVTPTQAGQCGTLLKKNETHATYSNTLYLADGTVIRENEIKINFQCSYPLDMETSLRTAIQPIVSSTNISIEGAGQFIIKMALYRDENYTSPYEGAMAVLPTQTWLYVGVMVASGDVSRFVLLMDNCFATPTEDAADPLKYFIIQNSCPNRRDASITVPENGVSAQGRFSLQVFKFVGNHNLVYLHCEVRLCDPSAGSCSPRCAGIESRQAAAVAGGYLLDVGPIAPKKQPLLTFTDLAAPKVVSRTQMETEP; translated from the exons ATGAAGCATCCATTTAATCTGCTCTTGTTCTTAGTCAGTCTCAGATGTTCCACCTTCGCACAGACGACGAGGCTGGCGAACG CTGCAGTACGTTGTTCAGACTGCCACCCAAATGCCACCTGCGAGGAGAATGGAGACCTCCGCCAATGCATCTGTCAAGATGGGTTCACTGGGGATGGGGCCACTTGCTCCGACGTGGACGAGTGTTCCAGTGGTCTGAATCATTGCCATTCCTTAGCAACCTGTATTAACGCCCACGGCAACTATTCCTGCTCCTGTCCCGAGGGTTACGATGGAGATGGCTTCCATTGCAAACCTGCTGGCTTTGCGGAAGAATGTGTGCGAGTCAACGGATCCCGTTCCTGCTCCGATCCGTGTTCGAGTCACACGGTTCTGGATCAACCCTGGCGAAGCACCTCCTACGGGGATGGAAATAACTGTGACAGTCACAAAATAGGGTGGTATCGATTTGTAGGCAGTGGAGGAGAGCGCATGCCAGAATCTTGCGTGCCAATCAATAGGTGTAACACTGATGCACCCATGTGGCTAAATGGATTGCACCCCACCCGTAATGACGAAATAGTAACCCGTACCGCCTGCGCCGACTGGAGTGGTAACTGCTGTCACTGGTCTATCCCTGTACAGATTAAAGCTTGCGTAGGTGGTTATTACGTCTACCAGTTTCAAGGGACACCAGCTTGTACCTTGACTTATTGCACAG ATCCTGCGTACGTAGGGAGCCCGTGCCACGGATGCAATGCAGAAGAAGAGTGCAAGCTGACCAATGGAAAATGGGGCTGCTCCTGCAGTTCTGGTAG GCACCAGGCAA ATGCTTCTAACGTGGAGCCACAACTGGAGTGTGGTGCAAATGAAATCAAGGTCTCCATGGCGAAGTGCCTCCTCAATAGCTTCCAGAATTTAACCATGCATCTGAGAGACAACCGATGTGCTGGTTTTGTAGAGCAGGGGAATAGAACAGTGGTCTCTGTGGTGACACCCACCCAAGCTGGCCAGTGTGGAACACTATTGAAG AAAAATGAAACCCATGCCACATATAGCAACACACTCTATCTGGCTGATGGGACTGTCATTAGAGAGAACgaaatcaaaattaatttccaGTGCTCCTACCCGTTGGATATGGAAACCAGCCTTAGAACGGCCATCCAGCCCATTGTCAG TTCAACCAACATCAGCATTGAAGGAGCAGGTCAGTTTATAATTAAGATGGCTCTCTACAGAGACGAAAACTACACCTCGCCCTATGAGGGAGCAATGGCCGTGTTGCCAACTCAGACCTGGCTCTATGTTGGTGTCATGGTCGCCAGTGGGGACGTGAGCCGCTTCGTCTTGCTGATGGACAATTGCTTTGCAACGCCCACGGAAGACGCCGCTGACCCTCTGAAATATTTCATCATTCAAAACAG CTGCCCAAACAGACGGGATGCCAGTATAACAGTCCCAGAAAATGGAGTCTCGGCTCAAGGACGGTTTTCCCTCCAAGTGTTCAAGTTTGTCGGGAATCATAACCTTGTTTATCTCCACTGCGAAGTTCGCCTCTGCGACCCTAGTGCTGGATCATGCAGTCCG CGCTGTGCAGGAATTGAAAGTCGCCAGGCTGCTGCTGTCGCAGGGGGCTATTTGTTGGATGTGGGTCCCATTGCCCCCAAG AAGCAGCCCCTCCTCACCTTCACAGATCTTGCTGCACCAAAGGTGGTGAGCAGAACTCAGATGGAGACAGAGCCATGA